A genomic segment from Phragmites australis chromosome 6, lpPhrAust1.1, whole genome shotgun sequence encodes:
- the LOC133920566 gene encoding protein SMAX1-LIKE 4-like gives MRAGGYTVHQSLTAEAAAVLKLSSGLARRRGHAQVTPLHVAFTLLSSSASSSPLFTLAASPAAAVTPSSYAYGLLRRACAKAHPGTGAGCSPAAVSQPLRCPALELCLNVALNRLPTANAVGSPLSSPSSSSASSTSFAASLVQQPNPTLSNALVAALKRAQTNQRRGCVELQSQPLPLPQQQGEQQQPLLTIKVELDQLIVSILDDPSVSRVMREAGFSSAAVKSSLEEESAMVLGLGHHHGSPTSSSSPAPSAVFQSQFLLEPYSGFPTHPSGCGMLWPAAQFLNQPDVKSPCKEEDVTAILEVMLRKQGRRTNPVVVGDSASVAEASVAELMRRLERGDVPDEMRGAPVLWLHLSHVHVRVMTRADVDAWVADLRRSVAAGTSAKAGLVIYVGDMHWAVDHDDAIRAQATGSFSPAEHMAAEMARLLGDLRAAARGRVWLVAAASYQTYMRCQRRRALEVTWALQPVAVPAGAGTGLGLALDPPAASSTTGAKIGKLARFPLLDLAPKEEDGVLVFCPKCARNYEMEASAVRAKAEGTNLALTYFPGWPQADEPQTSHKVDLMDLKRKWTRLCQRVHLQYHQPTCPSNATSSAPGLCLSFETPTTSKINHQAVKTTLSLLLPCSAETSDEVHYHRSEDMDANLAAQEPDAANRYSDTKSTSRLWLDELPSGDLKRKADTDQLPGESKRWRGSGGLDLNLCADGEEDGGSSSEDEPVPSDLTNDGESSGVLTDSHDSHS, from the exons ATGCGGGCGGGGGGCTACACGGTGCACCAGTCGCTGACCGCCGAGGCGGCCGCAGTGCTCAAGCTGTCGTCGGGGCTGGCGCGCCGGCGCGGCCACGCGCAGGTCACGCCGCTGCACGTCGCCTTCACGCTGCTCAGCTCCTCCGCGTCGTCGTCCCCTCTCTTCACCCTCGCCGCatccccggccgccgccgtcacgCCGTCCTCTTACGCCTACGGCCTCCTCAGGCGCGCCTGCGCAAAGGCACACCCTGGCaccggcgccggctgctcgCCTGCGGCCGTTTCGCAACCGTTGCGGTGCCCGGCGCTGGAGCTCTGCTTAAACGTCGCGCTCAACCGGCTCCCCACGGCCAATGCGGTGGGCTCGCCGCTCTCGTCGCCGTCGTCTTCCTCGGCGTCGTCGACGTCCTTCGCTGCGTCGCTCGTCCAGCAGCCCAACCCGACGCTGTCCAATGCGCTTGTGGCCGCGCTCAAGCGCGCGCAGACCAACCAGCGGCGCGGTTGCGTCGAGCTGCAGAGCCAGCCACTGCCTCTGccgcagcagcaaggcgagcAGCAACAGCCCCTTCTCACGATCAAGGTGGAGCTGGACCAGCTCATCGTCTCCATCCTCGACGACCCCAGCGTGAGCCGGGTGATGCGGGAGGCCGGATTCTCCAGCGCCGCCGTCAAGAGCAGCCTCGAAGAGGAGAGCGCCATGGTGCTCGGCCTCGGCCACCACCACGGCTCCCCGACATCATCGTCCTCCCCTGCTCCATCCGCGGTCTTTCAGTCCCAGTTCCTCCTCGAGCCTTACAGTGGCTTCCCTACGCACCCCAGTGGCTGCGGCATGTTGTGGCCGGCGGCGCAGTTCTTGAACCAGCCTGACGTTAAGTCGCCATGCAAGGAGGAGGACGTGACGGCTATCTTGGAGGTCATGCTGCGGAAGCAGGGGAGACGAACCAACCCCGTCGTTGTCGGCGACTCTGCGTCCGTCGCCGAGGCGTCGGTCGCCGAGCTGATGAGGCGGCTCGAGAGAGGCGACGTCCCCGACGAGATGCGCGGCGCGCCCGTGCTCTGGCTCCACCTCTCCCACGTCCACGTCCGGGTCATGACCCGCGCCGACGTGGACGCGTGGGTGGCCGACCTGCGCCGCAGCGTCGCCGCCGGAACCAGCGCCAAGGCCGGCCTGGTCATCTACGTCGGCGACATGCACTGGGCCGTCGACCACGACGACGCCATCCGCGCCCAGGCGACAGGAAGCTTCAGCCCCGCCGAGCACATGGCCGCGGAGATGGCGCGCCTGCTCGGCGACCTTCGCGCCGCGGCGCGCGGGCGCGTCTGGCTCGTGGCGGCCGCGAGCTACCAGACCTACATGCGGTGCCAGCGGCGGAGGGCGCTGGAGGTGACGTGGGCACTGCAGCCGGTGGCCGTCCCTGCCGGCGCCGGCACCGGCCTCGGCCTGGCACTCGACCCTCCCGCCGCAAG CAGCACGACAGGCGCGAAGATCGGGAAACTTGCTCGGTTTCCACTGCTGGATTTGGCACCCAAGGAAGAGGATGGTGTGCTGGTCTTTTGCCCCAAATGTGCCAGGAACTACGAGATGGAAGCATCAGCAGTGAGAGCAAAAGCAGAAGGCACCAATCTTGCCCTGACTTATTTCCCAGGTTGGCCGCAGGCGGATGAGCCCCAAACGTCACATAAG GTTGATCTGATGGATCTGAAGAGGAAATGGACCAGATTGTGCCAAAGGGTTCACTTGCAATACCACCAACCGACTTGTCCATCCAATGCAACGTCAAGCGCTCCAGGGCTCTGCTTAAGCTTTGAGACACCAACCACAAGCAAGATCAACCACCAGGCTGTGAAGACCACGCTCAGCCTGCTCCTTCCGTGCTCCGCGGAGACATCTGATGAGGTCCACTACCACAGGAGCGAGGACATGGACGCAAATCTAGCAGCGCAAGAACCAGATGCGGCGAATAGATACAGCGACACGAAAAGCACTTCGCGGCTGTGGCTCGATGAGCTGCCGTCCGGCGATCTCAAGAGAAAGGCAGATACGGACCAGCTGCCGGGTGAATCCAAGCGCTGGAGAGGAAGTGGCGGCCTTGATCTGAACCTATGTGCTGACGGCGAGGAGGAcggtggcagcagcagcgaagacGAGCCTGTTCCAAGTGATTTGACAAACGACGGAGAAAGCAGCGGCGTCTTGACTGACAGCCACGACAGCCATAGTTAG